One Phycisphaerae bacterium genomic window carries:
- a CDS encoding nitrous oxide reductase accessory protein NosL, with the protein MIRILMCLSLAAVAVLGGGACSRKPDTTPPQIRYGEQECDACRMLVSDERFAAALVFERDGHVTKLVFDDINCVFSYLSDHPAGGSYSVYTHDLDTRAWLNARMAFLVRSDKLETPMASKIAAASTADEAENLLKRYPGERLTFDQVAKRFTRSTSQGLGQEAKAP; encoded by the coding sequence AATGTGCTTGTCATTAGCCGCTGTCGCAGTGCTCGGAGGGGGCGCTTGCAGTCGAAAGCCCGACACCACACCCCCGCAGATCCGTTACGGCGAGCAGGAATGCGACGCGTGCCGCATGTTGGTGAGCGATGAGCGGTTTGCCGCGGCGCTGGTGTTCGAGCGGGACGGCCATGTGACCAAGCTTGTATTCGACGACATCAACTGCGTCTTCAGTTATCTGTCCGACCATCCGGCAGGCGGTTCATACAGCGTGTACACGCACGACCTGGATACGCGCGCCTGGCTGAACGCGCGAATGGCCTTCCTGGTGCGCAGTGATAAGCTGGAAACACCGATGGCCTCTAAGATCGCCGCGGCTTCAACCGCAGACGAGGCCGAGAACCTCTTGAAGCGATATCCTGGCGAACGCCTGACATTCGATCAGGTCGCCAAGCGATTCACCCGGTCGACCAGCCAGGGTCTGGGGCAGGAAGCCAAGGCGCCATGA